In Mustela lutreola isolate mMusLut2 chromosome 1, mMusLut2.pri, whole genome shotgun sequence, one genomic interval encodes:
- the F2 gene encoding prothrombin, with protein MAHIRGLWAAGCLALAVLLSLVRSQHVFLAPQQALSLLRRVPRANSGFLEELRKGNLERECVEEQCSHEEAFEALESVTITEMFWSKYIACESVRKPREKLIECLDGSCAEGLGMNYRGNVSVTRSGIECQLWRSRYPHKPDINSTTHPGADLQENFCRNPDGSTSGPWCYTTDPTVRMEECSVPVCGQGGVTVPATPRSRGSTVNLSPPSDACIPERGRYYQGRQAVTAHGSPCLAWASSQAKALSKDQDFNPAVPLVENFCRNPDGDEEGAWCYVSEEPGGFEYCDLDYCEEPVEEVDEDALSVDPDAAIEGRTGEGEFQPFFNEKTFGAGEADCGLRPLFEKKLVKDKTEHELLESYIDGRIVKGWDAEIGLAPWQVMLFRKNPQELLCGASLISDRWVLTAAHCLLYPPWDKNFTENDLLVRIGKHSRTRYERSIEKISMLEKIYIHPRYNWRENLDRDIALLKLKKPIIFSDYIHPVCLPDKETAIRLLRAGYKGRVTGWGNLKEMWTSSVTEVQPSVLQVVNLPIVERPVCRASTRIRITDNMFCAGFKPNEGKRGDACEGDSGGPFVMKSPFNNRWYQMGIVSWGEGCDRDGKYGFYTHVFRLKKWIQKVIDQSGS; from the exons ATGGCGCACATCCGAGGCCTGTGGGCAGCGGGCTGCCTGGCCCTCGCTGTCCTGTTGAGCCTGGTGCGCAGCCAGCATG TGTTCCTGGCCCCTCAGCAAGCATTGTCGCTGCTCCGGCGGGTCCCACGCGCCAACagtggcttcctggaggagttgCGCAAGGGGAACCTGGAGCGAGAGTGTGTGGAGGAGCAGTGCAGCCACGAGGAGGCTTTTGAGGCCCTGGAGTCTGTCACCATCACG GAGATGTTCTGGAGCAAGTACATAG CTTGTGAGTCGGTGAGGAAACCTCGAGAAAAGCTCATTGAATGTCTGGATG GCAGCTGTGCGGAAGGTCTGGGTATGAACTACCGGGGGAACGTGAGCGTCACCCGCTCAGGCATCGAGTGTCAGCTCTGGAGGAGTCGCTACCCACATAAGCCTGA CATCAACTCTACCACCCACCCGGGGGCCGACCTGCAGGAGAACTTCTGCCGTAACCCGGACGGCAGCACCAGTGGGCCCTGGTGCTACACCACAGATCCCACTGTTCGGATGGAGGAGTGCAGCGTCCCTGTCTGCG GCCAGGGGGGCGTCACTGTGCCCGCGACCCCGCGCTCCAGAGGCTCCACCGTGAATCTGTCACCCCCATCGGACGCCTGCATCCCTGAGCGTGGCCGGTACTACCAGGGTCGCCAGGCGGTGACCGCGCATGGGTCCCCCTGCCTGGCCTGGGCCAGCAGTCAGGCCAAGGCCCTGAGCAAGGACCAGGACTTCAACCCTGCCGTGCCGCTGGTGGAGAACTTCTGCCGCAACCCGGACGGGGACGAGGAGGGCGCGTGGTGTTACGTGTCGGAGGAGCCCGGTGGCTTCGAGTACTGCGACCTGGACTACTGCG AGGAGCCGGTGGAGGAGGTGGATGAGGACGCGCTGTCGGTGGACCCGGACGCGGCTATCGAGGGGCGCACCGGTGAGGGGGAGTTCCAACCCTTCTTCAACGAGAAGACCTTTGGCGCTGGGGAGGCAG ACTGTGGGCTGCGGCCTCTGTTCGAGAAGAAGTTGGTGAAGGACAAAACGGAACACGAGCTTCTGGAATCCTACATCGACGGGCGCATCGTGAAGGGTTGGGACGCGGAGATTGGCCTTGCACCCTG GCAGGTGATGCTTTTCCGGAAGAATCCCCAGGAGCTGCTGTGTGGGGCTAGTCTCATCAGTGACCGCTGGGTCCTCACTGCTGCCCACTGTCTCCTGTACCCACCTTGGGACAAGAACTTCACCGAGAATGACCTTCTGGTGCGCATCGGCAAGCACTCCCGCACTAG GTATGAGCGAAGCATCGAGAAAATCTCCATGCTGGAAAAGATCTACATCCACCCCAGGTACAACTGGAGGGAGAATCTGGACCGAGACATAGCCCTGCTAAAGCTCAAGAAACCCATCATCTTCAGCGACTACATCCACCCTGTGTGCCTGCCTGACAAGGAAACTGCAATCAG actGCTCCGTGCCGGATACAAAGGTCGGGTGACCGGCTGGGGCAACCTGAAGGAGATGTGGACGTCCAGCGTCACCGAGGTGCAGCCCAGCGTCCTGCAGGTGGTGAACCTGCCCATCGTGGAGCGGCCCGTGTGCAGGGCCTCCACTCGGATCCGCATCACCGACAACATGTTCTGTGCCG GTTTCAAGCCCAATGAAGGGAAACGAGGGGACGCTTGTGAAGGCGACAGTGGGGGACCCTTTGTCATGAAG AGCCCCTTTAACAACCGCTGGTATCAAATGGGCATCGTCTCATGGGGTGAAGGCTGTGACAGGGATGGAAAATACGGCTTCTACACACACGTGTTCCGCCTGAAGAAGTGGATACAGAAGGTCATCGATCAGTCTGGAAGTTAG
- the ZNF408 gene encoding zinc finger protein 408 has product MEESEELLSEGEKLQLASDPRPDSRWIPSGQGCARGLKDFPPGPTRAVLALKSLPRGLALGPSLAEELRLGVWCVGAPLQPGLHWGPLEEESVSELKGEEVKPRQEEDVSLGPWGDVCACEQSSGWTSLVQRGRLESEGNVAPVWVSEKLHLQVYRVVLPGSELLLWPQPPSEGLSPAEPSLEEEAAMAVVREVDSGVQQEVDSPGQDAAEPWTDPGHQSPPSVEGESIVSPGLKPQTQDQLSKESQALGLPPLDGGREEEDPPQTQEPPEPPSSSAPQQGPESSEASRSSSARGNQLHAYLVRKLRGPCGQCPPREKTSEPGAQQAGEQQPPGFPARLRSPPGPAGSSPKQRRRYRCGECGKAFLQLCHLKKHAFVHTGHKPFLCTECGKSYSSEESFKAHMLGHRGVRPFPCPQCDKAYGTRRDLKEHQVVHSGARPFACDQCGKAFARRPSLRLHRKTHQVPAAPAPCPCPVCGRPLANQGSLRNHMRLHTGEKPFLCPHCGRAFRQRGNLRGHLRLHTGERPYRCPHCADAFPQLPELRRHLISHTGEAYLCPVCGKALRDPHTLRAHERLHSGERPFSCPQCGRAYTLATKLRRHLKSHLADKPYRCPTCGMGYTLPQSLKRHQLSHQPGVPASPPCVPPTATEPTVVLLQTEPELDTGGEQDVSAARDVFEVTISESQDKCFVVPEEPGPASSLVLIHKDMAFSAWAEVVEVETGT; this is encoded by the exons ATGGAGGAGTCGGAGGAGCTGCTCTCTGAGGGCGAGAAACTGCAGTTGG CTTCCGACCCGCGCCCGGACTCGAGATGGATCCCTTCTGGACAAGGCTGTGCTCGGGGCCTCAAAGACTTCCCGCCCGGGCCGACCCGGGCTGTCCTCGCTCTAAAGAGCCTGCCCCGGGGCTTGGCCCTTGGCCCTTCACTCGCCGAGGAGCTGCGCTTAGGGGTCTGGTGTGTCGGCGCCCCCCTGCAGCCGGGACTGCACTGGGGGCCGCTGGAAGAGGAGTCTGTCTCGGAGCTGAAGGGTGAAGAAGTGAAACCACGGCAGGAGGAG gACGTGTCACTAGGCCCATGGGGAGACGTGTGTGCTTGTGAGCAGAGTTCAGGCTGGACCAG TTTGGTGCAGCGGGGCAGGCTGGAGAGTGAGGGGAACGTGGCCCCGGTGTGGGTCAGCGAGAAGCTCCATCTGCAGGTGTACCGGGTCGTACTGCCGGGCTCTGAGTTGCTGCTgtggccccagcctccctccgAGGGCCTGAGTCCCGCCGAGCCCAGCCTAGAGGAAGAGGCAGCCATGGCTGTGGTGAGGGAAGTGGACTCTGGTGTTCAGCAGGAGGTGGACTCTCCAGGGCAAGATGCAGCAGAACCTTGGACAG ATCCTGGTCACCAGTCACCCCCCAGCGTTGAGGGAGAGAGTATAGTAAGCCCTGGACTTAAGCCCCAAACCCAGGATCAACTTTCCAAGGAGAGCCAAGCACTTGGTCTGCCCCCTCTGGATggtggcagggaggaggaggacccaCCCCAGACACAGGAGCCCCCTGAGCCTCCAAGCAGCTCTGCTCCCCAGCAGGGCCCAGAGAGCAGTGAGGCCAGTCGCTCGTCTTCTGCCAGGGGCAACCAGCTGCATGCTTACCTGGTCAGGAAGTTACGTGGCCCCTGTGGTCAGTGCCCGCCCAGAGAAAAGACCTCAGAGCCTGGGGCCCAGCAGGCTGGAGAACAGCAGCCCCCTGGCTTCCCTGCACGCTTGCGGAGCCCTCCTGGCCCAGCAGGAAGCTCCCCAAAGCAGAGGCGGCGGTACCGCTGTGGGGAGTGTGGCAAGGCCTTCCTGCAGCTGTGCCACCTGAAGAAGCACGCATTTGTGCACACGGGCCACAAGCCCTTCCTTTGCACTGAGTGTGGCAAGAGCTACAGCTCCGAGGAGAGCTTCAAAGCCCACATGTTGGGCCACCGCGGGGTGCGGCCCTTTCCTTGCCCACAATGCGACAAGGCCTATGGCACCCGGCGAGACCTCAAAGAGCACCAGGTGGTACATTCAGGTGCCAGGCCCTTTGCTTGTGACCAGTGCGGCAAGGCCTTTGCACGCCGGCCCTCCCTGCGGTTACATCGCAAGACCCATCAGGTGCCAGCTGCCCCTGCCCCGTGCCCGTGCCCTGTGTGTGGGCGGCCCTTGGCCAACCAGGGCTCCCTGCGGAACCACATGCGGCTCCACACAGGGGAGAAGCCCTTCCTGTGCCCGCACTGTGGCCGGGCGTTCCGTCAGCGGGGCAACCTGCGTGGGCATCTGCGACTGCACACGGGCGAGCGTCCTTACCGCTGCCCGCACTGTGCGGATGCCTTTCCCCAGCTGCCTGAGCTGCGGCGCCATCTGATCTCGCACACTGGGGAGGCCTACTTGTGCCCCGTGTGCGGGAAGGCCCTTCGAGACCCACACACGCTGCGCGCTCATGAGCGTCTGCACTCGGGAGAGAGGCCCTTCTCGTGCCCCCAGTGTGGCCGGGCTTACACGCTGGCTACCAAGCTGAGGCGCCACCTCAAATCCCACCTGGCCGACAAGCCCTACCGCTGTCCCACCTGTGGCATGGGCTACACCCTCCCGCAGAGCCTCAAGCGGCACCAGCTCAGTCACCAGCCCGGGGTGCCCGCCAGCCCACCCTGTGTGCCTCCCACTGCTACTGAGCCCACTGTGGTACTGTTGCAGACTGAGCCGGAGCTAGACACAGGTGGGGAACAGGACGTTTCCGCAGCCCGGGATGTCTTTGAGGTCACCATTTCTGAGAGCCAGGACAAGTGCTTTGTGGTACCTGAGGAGCCAGGCCCCGCCTccagcctggtgctcatccataAGGACATGGCCTTCAGTGCCTGGGCAGAAGTGGTGGAGGTAGAGACGGGCACctga